A stretch of Brassica napus cultivar Da-Ae chromosome C6, Da-Ae, whole genome shotgun sequence DNA encodes these proteins:
- the LOC106351785 gene encoding transcription factor bHLH95-like, whose protein sequence is MSIQFNMTNAQEDFMWGISNSDDSGGGCRRIDKQLPLPQPSLLLENPISMDKKGAKGKKRTKRNGKNHVEDSPDHEIHIWTERERRKKMRDMFSKLHALLPQLPPKADKSTIVDEAVSSIKSLEQTLQKLQMKKLEKLQYSSASNTTTSPTTLLTPISHHSQILPVGAAPADCYSREAFLADQISSSITNLPYPCNDPTDAFDIWSSRNVVLNICGNEAFFNICCPKDKSGVFSNICYLFEKYNIEVVFANVSSNVYRSTYVIQAQVSPSYENQLLGDGFGVGDIFKQAANELALYFSSP, encoded by the exons ATGAGCATCCAATTCAATATGACTAATGCTCAAGAGGATTTTATGTGGGGCATATCCAATTCTGATGATTCTGGAGGCGGTTGTAGAAGAATCGACAAGCAACTACCTCTACCGCAACCTTCTCTTCTGTTAGAAAATCCGATCTCGATGGATAAGAAGGGtgcaaaaggaaagaaaaggaCGAAAAGAAATGGAAAAAATCATGTTGAAGACTCACCTGATCATGAAATACATATATGGACcgagagagaaaggaggaagaaaatgagggacATGTTCTCTAAACTACATGCTTTGCTTCCCCAGCTTCCTCCTAAG GCTGACAAATCAACAATTGTAGACGAAGCAGTGAGCTCCATCAAATCCCTTGAACAAACTTTGCAAAAGCTCCAAATGAAAAAGCTCGAGAAACTTCAATATTCTTCTGCTTCAAACACAACTACTTCTCCTACAACTCTGCTCACACCAATCTCACACCATTCCCAAATCCTTCCCGTAGGTGCCGCCCCAGCAGATTGTTACTCTCGTGAAGCTTTCTTGGCCGATCAGATATCTTCTTCCATCACAAACCTGCCTTACCCTTGTAATGACCCGACCGATGCTTTCGATATTTGGTCCTCACGTAACGTCGTGCTGAATATCTGTGGGAATGAAGCTTTCTTCAATATTTGTTGCCCAAAAGACAAATCAGGAGTTTTCTCTAATATTTGTTACTTGTTTGAGAAGTACAACATTGAAGTCGTGTTTGCTAATGTCTCCTCTAATGTTTACCGGAGCACCTACGTGATCCAAGCACAG GTAAGTCCGAGTTATGAGAATCAGTTACTGGGAGATGGATTTGGAGTAGGGGATATTTTCAAGCAAGCTGCTAATGAACTGGCCTTATATTTTTCATCTCCTTGA